Proteins encoded by one window of Cloeon dipterum chromosome 4, ieCloDipt1.1, whole genome shotgun sequence:
- the LOC135943873 gene encoding uncharacterized protein LOC135943873 has protein sequence MAEYEYRKRRWILKPNMLAIYLCILICIPSTKGSSSSIEFANRSVDHWEFLFGASSKEFLYDFCKYNGTSEGTQCKNFVPQMSVDFEKVCNCTIQHNGTSNGGSFSFALSCKSDLSYCPEELTLIYKQGSFARAPTQVPIHDGIGKNNSGSTGIPVELANEADPDIARNGYDWLIPFIISFVFNVLLITFILHICKEKFNVFLKPKRPQSGSYSGVNCSKKKNRARVKDIETGLLSNPEKNKGSAEIKCTDIGNNDQTVISTDDSHKRPEGAADLGQSESEIAGHVNADK, from the exons ATGGCGGAATACGAGTATCGGAAGAGGAGATGGATTCTGAAACCGAACATgctcgcaatttatttatgcatcCTGATCTGcattccaagcacgaaaggaAGTTCCTCCAGCATTGAGTTTGCAAATAGGTCAGTCGACCACTGGGAATTTCTGTTTGGTGCTAGTT caAAGGAATTTCTTTACGACTTCTGCAAGTACAACGGAACAAGTGAAGGCACGCAGTGCAAAAATTTCGTCCCACAAATGTCTgtagattttgaaaaagtgtGTAATTGCACCATACAGCATAATGGAACTAGTAACGGTGGCTCGTTTAGTTTCGCCCTCAGCTGCAAAAGCGATTTAA GCTACTGTCCTGAGGAACTCACACTGATCTACAAGCAGGGCTCCTTTGCGAGGGCTCCAACCCAGGTGCCAATCCACGACGGCATAGGGAAAAATAACAGTGGATCCACTGGGATTCCAGTGGAATTGGCAAATGAGGCAGATCCAGATATCGCAAGGAATGGATACGACTGGCTGATACCTTTCATAATTTCCTTCGTTTTCAACGTTCTCTTGATAACTTTCATATTACACatatgcaaagaaaaattcaacgtCTTTTTGAAACCAAAGAGGCCTCAATCAGGTTCATACTCTGGAGTCAATTGCAGCAA GAAAAAGAATAGGGCGAGGGTGAAAGATATTGAGACAGGTCTGCTGTCCAATCCAGAAAAGAATAAAGGATCGGCGGAAATCAAGTGTACAGATATTGGAAATAACGACCAAACTGTTATTTCAACAG ATGATTCACACAAACGACCTGAGGGGGCAGCGGATCTAGGACAATCCGAATCTGAAATAGCTGGACATGTAAACGCAGACAAGTAA